A genomic window from Streptomyces sp. MST-110588 includes:
- a CDS encoding MarR family transcriptional regulator — translation MIHVTDSRRAKLHKELSRESRRYMAAYVLFNQAVADHLGMHPTDMQCLSLLTAEPEPLTVKQIAEMSGLTTGSATRLVDRLEKAGYVARRPDPGDRRRVLVAPVPERVARVTAVWDDLGREWEALLDTHTEDELEVITRHMRRAHDLSHVQMRYLRSRPKPE, via the coding sequence GTGATCCACGTGACGGACTCGCGTCGGGCAAAGCTGCACAAGGAACTGTCGAGGGAGTCCCGCCGCTACATGGCGGCATACGTCCTGTTCAACCAAGCCGTCGCCGACCACCTCGGCATGCACCCGACGGACATGCAGTGCCTGAGCCTGCTGACGGCCGAACCCGAGCCGCTCACCGTCAAGCAGATCGCCGAGATGTCGGGACTGACCACAGGCTCGGCCACCCGACTGGTGGACCGGCTCGAAAAAGCGGGCTACGTGGCCCGCAGGCCCGACCCGGGCGACCGCCGCCGGGTGCTGGTCGCCCCGGTTCCCGAGCGCGTCGCCCGCGTCACCGCGGTGTGGGACGACCTGGGCCGGGAGTGGGAGGCGCTGCTCGACACCCACACCGAGGACGAACTGGAGGTGATCACCCGTCACATGCGGCGGGCGCATGACCTCAGCCATGTCCAGATGCGTTACCTGCGGTCCCGGCCGAAGCCGGAGTGA
- a CDS encoding NmrA/HSCARG family protein has translation MLTVAVTGATGAQGGATARTLLAAGHQVRALTRRPASPAADTLRRLGADVRHADFEDRASLDAALAGADSLFAVTTPFGTDTATETRQGTALVDAAAAARLGHIVFTSAAHADRGTGIPHYESKYLVERHLRAAGVPWTVIAPAAFMDNYASGWTLDGLRAGAFAWPMPTGRPLTLIPAADIGAFAALVLRRREDFAGQRLDIASDERTPEEIAQILTAAIGRPVTHQEVPLAQVRTYSADLAAMFAYFATSGLDVDVAALRRDHPEAGWHSFADWAAGQDWPALLSAAPAHR, from the coding sequence ATGCTCACCGTCGCCGTCACCGGAGCCACCGGCGCCCAGGGCGGGGCCACCGCCCGTACGCTGCTGGCCGCCGGACACCAAGTGCGCGCCCTGACCCGTCGGCCCGCCTCGCCCGCCGCCGACACCCTGCGCCGCCTCGGCGCCGACGTGCGTCACGCCGACTTCGAGGACCGCGCCTCCCTGGACGCCGCCCTTGCCGGCGCCGACTCGCTCTTCGCGGTCACCACCCCGTTCGGCACCGACACCGCCACCGAGACCCGGCAGGGCACGGCCCTGGTCGACGCCGCGGCAGCCGCCCGCCTCGGGCACATCGTGTTCACCTCCGCCGCCCACGCCGACCGTGGCACCGGCATCCCGCACTACGAGAGCAAGTACCTGGTCGAGCGGCACCTGCGGGCGGCCGGCGTGCCCTGGACGGTCATCGCTCCGGCGGCGTTCATGGACAACTACGCCAGTGGCTGGACCCTCGACGGGCTGCGCGCGGGCGCCTTCGCCTGGCCCATGCCCACCGGCCGGCCGCTCACCCTCATCCCCGCCGCAGACATCGGCGCGTTCGCGGCGCTGGTCCTGCGGCGCCGCGAGGACTTCGCCGGACAGCGCCTGGACATCGCCTCCGACGAGCGCACCCCCGAGGAGATCGCGCAGATCCTCACGGCGGCCATCGGCCGCCCGGTCACCCACCAGGAGGTGCCTTTGGCTCAGGTCCGGACCTATTCGGCGGACCTGGCGGCGATGTTCGCGTACTTCGCCACCTCCGGCCTGGACGTCGACGTGGCCGCACTGCGCCGTGACCACCCCGAAGCCGGCTGGCACAGCTTCGCCGACTGGGCCGCCGGGCAGGACTGGCCCGCACTCCTGTCCGCCGCGCCCGCCCACCGCTGA
- a CDS encoding serine-threonine protein kinase, protein MSGAAHDTGVPEMSVQPYWELTFDADGDVDTAQRDPLIAGVAQQRITDLLVFAHGWNNDRSIATRLYDRFFAPFPGLTGSRARLGYVGVMWPAMRFTDEPIPDFDPTSPGELAIGPPMLEEATRQALARIFPGRDLTLERIAQLLEEQPDARSSFDEFARLVRDLVSVRAGSQAQRLAEDIGSGQPAMLTDDPVGVAEVFTAVLEQAAGRELSGAGLKRLWNGAKEFLRQSSYYGMKRRSGVVGQLGLGPVLGRLARSAPTMRVHLIGHSFGARLVSYALRGMPEGVTCVKSTALLQGAFSHYAFARQLPDEPEHSGALKGMQGRVDGPLVSCFSQHDTALSVLYPLASKLAGDSTGFLGLFDRWGAIGHDGIQAVEGARRVTLGDPIPVTGCVSVDASSVVRRGGPPAGAHSDICHEELARVILGAGRVTGS, encoded by the coding sequence ATGAGTGGCGCGGCACACGACACCGGCGTCCCGGAGATGAGCGTACAGCCGTACTGGGAGCTGACCTTCGACGCCGACGGCGACGTCGACACCGCCCAGCGGGACCCGCTGATAGCGGGCGTCGCCCAGCAGCGCATCACCGACCTGCTGGTCTTCGCGCACGGCTGGAACAACGACCGCTCGATCGCCACCCGGCTCTACGACCGGTTCTTCGCGCCGTTCCCCGGCCTGACCGGCTCCCGCGCCCGGCTGGGGTACGTCGGCGTGATGTGGCCCGCGATGCGCTTCACCGACGAGCCGATCCCCGACTTCGACCCCACCTCGCCCGGGGAGCTGGCCATCGGCCCGCCGATGCTGGAGGAGGCGACCCGGCAGGCGCTGGCGCGCATCTTCCCCGGCCGTGACCTCACCCTCGAACGCATCGCGCAGCTCCTGGAGGAGCAGCCGGACGCCCGCTCGTCCTTCGACGAGTTCGCCCGGCTCGTACGGGATCTGGTCTCGGTCCGCGCGGGCAGCCAGGCGCAGCGGCTGGCCGAGGACATCGGCTCCGGTCAGCCCGCGATGCTCACCGACGATCCCGTGGGGGTCGCGGAGGTGTTCACCGCGGTCCTGGAGCAGGCCGCGGGGCGCGAGCTGTCCGGCGCCGGCCTGAAGCGACTGTGGAACGGCGCGAAGGAGTTCTTGCGGCAGTCCAGTTACTACGGCATGAAGCGGCGGTCCGGGGTCGTGGGGCAGTTGGGGCTCGGCCCGGTGCTCGGGCGGCTGGCACGGAGCGCACCCACGATGCGGGTGCACCTGATCGGGCACAGCTTCGGGGCGCGGCTGGTGTCGTACGCGCTGCGCGGTATGCCCGAGGGCGTGACCTGCGTGAAGTCCACCGCGCTGCTCCAAGGCGCCTTCTCGCACTACGCGTTCGCCCGGCAACTGCCGGACGAGCCGGAACACAGCGGTGCGCTGAAGGGCATGCAGGGGCGGGTGGACGGCCCGCTGGTGTCCTGCTTCTCGCAGCACGACACCGCGCTGAGCGTCCTGTACCCGCTGGCCTCGAAGCTGGCCGGGGACTCGACGGGCTTCCTGGGCCTGTTCGACCGGTGGGGGGCGATCGGCCACGACGGCATCCAGGCGGTCGAGGGCGCGCGGCGGGTCACCCTGGGGGACCCGATACCCGTCACGGGGTGTGTGAGCGTGGACGCCTCGTCGGTGGTGCGACGCGGCGGCCCGCCCGCCGGCGCGCACAGTGACATCTGCCACGAGGAGCTGGCGCGGGTGATCCTGGGAGCCGGGCGGGTCACGGGCTCGTGA
- a CDS encoding MarR family winged helix-turn-helix transcriptional regulator: MKPIGHWLNRTDAALTRCMNEMLEESGLTRIAWQILNVIKDTPEISDAEVRSVLVTHADAPTLTAAVEAVLAGGWADRPAPGRLALTADGRRRLTEAAGRVAAFRDLSTAGISPEEYRTAVLVLERMTHNLETATGAGR, encoded by the coding sequence ATGAAGCCCATCGGCCACTGGCTCAACCGCACCGACGCGGCCCTCACCCGCTGCATGAACGAGATGCTGGAGGAGTCCGGCCTCACCCGGATCGCCTGGCAGATCCTCAACGTCATCAAGGACACCCCCGAGATCTCCGACGCCGAGGTCCGCTCCGTCCTCGTCACCCATGCCGACGCCCCCACGCTGACCGCCGCCGTCGAGGCCGTGCTCGCCGGCGGCTGGGCGGACCGGCCCGCACCGGGCCGGCTCGCCCTCACCGCCGACGGCCGCCGGCGTCTGACGGAGGCCGCCGGACGCGTCGCCGCGTTCCGCGACCTGTCGACCGCCGGTATCTCACCGGAGGAGTACCGCACGGCCGTCCTCGTCCTGGAACGCATGACCCACAACCTCGAAACGGCGACCGGAGCCGGCCGCTGA
- a CDS encoding amidase, translating to MAELHDLTALEQAEAVRSGELSPVDLTEHYLTRIERLDSTLGAFITRTPDLARKQAAEAEREAAAARREDRPLPLLYGVPVPVKDLNHVAGVRCTMGSLALAEHVPTFDDHLVVKLREGGTILLGKTNTPEFGLSCYTENRLAPPARTPWDLERSAGGSSGGAAAAVAGGLAPVAHASDGGGSVRIPASVCGLYGIKPSRGRISSGPVLHDVAGLSTAGPLSRTVADGAALLDVLAGPMPGDPYAAPALPPGETFSAYARRAPGRLRIACLTQAPIEGLELHPDCRAAIETTVALLGELGHQVEDLPLPTVDDNARYAFTRVWSVLAANRPVPPGGEELLMPLTRYLRQRGARLTAVEFARSMYEFRSLGQLFADALMPRDGGYDVILSPTVAAPPAPVGSLRDDADPQAEFAAIGRFTPFAALYNATGQPAVNVPLYWNDEGLPIGVMFAARYGDEGTLISLSAQLEEARPWAGRKPAVW from the coding sequence ATGGCAGAGCTGCACGATCTGACCGCACTGGAGCAGGCGGAGGCCGTCCGGTCCGGTGAGCTCTCCCCGGTCGACCTCACCGAGCACTACCTGACACGGATCGAGCGGCTGGACAGCACGCTCGGCGCCTTCATCACCCGCACCCCGGACCTCGCCAGGAAGCAGGCGGCGGAGGCCGAGCGCGAGGCCGCCGCCGCGCGCCGCGAGGACCGCCCGCTGCCCCTGCTGTACGGGGTGCCGGTGCCGGTCAAGGACCTGAACCATGTGGCGGGGGTGCGCTGCACGATGGGCTCCCTGGCGCTGGCCGAGCACGTCCCCACGTTCGACGACCACCTCGTGGTCAAGCTGCGCGAGGGCGGCACGATACTGCTCGGCAAGACCAACACCCCCGAGTTCGGCCTCTCCTGCTACACCGAGAACCGCCTCGCCCCGCCCGCCCGCACGCCATGGGACCTGGAGCGTTCGGCGGGCGGTTCCAGCGGCGGGGCCGCCGCGGCGGTGGCCGGCGGGCTGGCGCCGGTCGCCCACGCCAGCGACGGCGGCGGCTCCGTCCGTATCCCCGCATCCGTGTGCGGGCTCTACGGCATCAAGCCCAGCCGCGGCCGGATCAGCAGCGGCCCCGTCCTGCACGACGTCGCCGGGCTGAGCACCGCCGGCCCGCTCTCCCGTACGGTCGCCGACGGTGCCGCGCTGCTGGACGTCCTGGCCGGCCCGATGCCCGGCGACCCGTACGCGGCGCCCGCGCTGCCGCCCGGCGAGACCTTCTCCGCCTACGCCCGGCGGGCCCCCGGGCGGCTGCGGATCGCCTGTCTGACCCAGGCGCCGATCGAGGGCCTGGAGCTGCACCCGGACTGCCGCGCCGCCATCGAGACGACCGTGGCGCTCCTGGGCGAGCTGGGCCACCAGGTCGAGGACCTGCCGCTGCCCACCGTCGATGACAACGCCCGCTACGCCTTCACGCGCGTCTGGTCGGTGCTGGCCGCCAACCGCCCCGTGCCGCCCGGCGGCGAGGAACTGCTCATGCCGCTGACCCGATATCTGCGGCAGCGCGGCGCCCGGCTCACCGCCGTGGAGTTCGCCCGCTCGATGTACGAGTTCCGCTCCCTGGGCCAGTTGTTCGCCGACGCGCTGATGCCACGGGACGGCGGCTACGACGTGATCCTCTCGCCGACCGTCGCCGCGCCGCCGGCACCGGTCGGCAGCCTGCGCGACGACGCCGACCCTCAGGCCGAGTTCGCGGCCATCGGCCGCTTCACGCCCTTCGCCGCGCTCTACAACGCGACCGGCCAGCCGGCGGTGAACGTACCGCTGTACTGGAACGACGAGGGGCTGCCCATCGGCGTGATGTTCGCTGCGCGGTACGGCGATGAGGGCACCTTGATCTCACTGTCCGCCCAGTTGGAGGAGGCCCGGCCGTGGGCGGGACGCAAGCCCGCCGTCTGGTGA
- a CDS encoding acyl-CoA dehydrogenase family protein, with translation MNLGLGEEQAAVRRLAKDFVAREVTPYAAEWDRRERVDRGIVKKLGAVGFLGLTLPEEYGGSGGDHLSYALVTEELGRGDSAVRGIVSVSLGLVAKTIAAWGGEEHKRRWLPPLASGEAVGCFALTEPGTGSDAGSLATRAVRDGAEYVINGSKMFITNGTWADVVLLFARTTDADDASGHRGISAFLVPADTPGLERREIHGKLGLRGQATAELLLTDVRVPASALLAPQGKGFAVAMSALAKGRMSVAAGCVGIAQAALDAAVGYATEREQFGKTLAHHQLVQELISDIAVDVDAARLLTWRVADLIDRGEPFATEASKAKLFASEAAVRAAGNALQVFGGYGYIDEYPVGKLLRDARVMTLYEGTSQIQKLIIGRALTGVSAF, from the coding sequence ATGAATCTCGGACTCGGCGAGGAGCAGGCCGCCGTACGCCGGCTCGCCAAGGACTTCGTCGCCCGCGAGGTCACGCCGTACGCCGCCGAGTGGGACCGCCGGGAGCGGGTCGACCGGGGCATCGTGAAGAAACTCGGTGCGGTCGGCTTCCTCGGCCTCACCCTCCCCGAGGAGTACGGCGGCAGCGGCGGCGACCACCTCTCCTACGCCCTGGTCACCGAGGAACTGGGCCGTGGTGACTCCGCGGTGCGCGGCATCGTCTCCGTGTCCCTGGGCCTGGTCGCCAAGACCATCGCGGCCTGGGGCGGGGAGGAGCACAAGCGGCGGTGGCTGCCGCCCCTGGCCTCCGGCGAGGCCGTCGGCTGCTTCGCCCTGACCGAGCCGGGCACCGGGTCCGACGCGGGCAGCCTGGCGACCCGGGCCGTACGGGACGGCGCGGAGTATGTGATCAACGGCAGCAAGATGTTCATCACCAACGGGACCTGGGCGGACGTCGTCCTGCTCTTCGCCCGTACGACGGACGCCGACGACGCTTCCGGTCACCGGGGCATCAGCGCCTTCCTCGTACCGGCCGACACCCCGGGCCTGGAACGCCGGGAGATCCACGGCAAGCTGGGCCTGCGCGGCCAGGCCACCGCCGAACTGCTGCTCACCGATGTCCGGGTGCCTGCCTCGGCCCTGCTGGCTCCCCAGGGCAAGGGCTTCGCGGTCGCCATGTCGGCGCTGGCCAAGGGCCGGATGTCGGTCGCCGCGGGCTGTGTGGGGATCGCGCAGGCCGCGCTGGACGCCGCCGTCGGGTACGCCACCGAGCGTGAGCAGTTCGGCAAGACCCTCGCCCATCACCAGCTCGTACAGGAGCTGATCAGCGACATCGCGGTGGACGTGGACGCCGCGCGGCTGCTCACCTGGCGGGTCGCCGACCTGATCGACCGCGGCGAGCCGTTCGCCACCGAGGCGTCCAAGGCCAAGCTCTTCGCCTCCGAAGCGGCGGTACGGGCCGCCGGCAACGCCCTCCAGGTCTTCGGCGGCTACGGCTACATCGACGAGTACCCGGTCGGCAAACTGCTCCGCGACGCCCGCGTGATGACGCTGTACGAGGGCACCAGCCAGATCCAGAAACTGATCATCGGGCGTGCGCTGACGGGCGTTTCGGCCTTCTGA
- a CDS encoding OFA family MFS transporter translates to MLALARTRAVAPAGWSRWLVPPAALSIHLAIGQVYAWSVFKPPLESSLGLSGTASALPFQLAIVMLGLSAAFGGTLVERHGPRRAMSVSALCFSSGFLVAALGAATSQYWLVVLGYGFIGGIGLGIGYISPVSTLLKWFPDRPGMATGIAIMGFGGGALIASPWSTGLLKSFGTDPAGIARTFVVMGLAYALFMTPGALLVRVPPGVRPAGGGPATGGGPPPGERPASAPVLRPGPGPAQATAQVTARSTTQVSARNALRTPQFWCLWVVLCMNVTAGIGILEKAAPMVTDFFAGTSAPVSIPAAAGFVGLLSLANMLGRILWSSASDGLGRKNVYRLFLGVGAGAYLLIALAGGSSKPLFIACAAVILSFYGGGFATVPAYLKDLFGTYQVGAIHGRLLTAWSTAGILGPLIVNAVADGGKAAGRSGPGLYTPSFFIMIGLLAVAFVANELVRPVSARHHEPGAGASGPAPATPEGAAT, encoded by the coding sequence ATGCTCGCGCTCGCCCGCACCCGCGCCGTCGCCCCGGCGGGGTGGAGCCGCTGGCTGGTTCCGCCCGCCGCGCTGTCCATCCACCTCGCCATCGGCCAGGTCTACGCCTGGAGCGTCTTCAAGCCGCCCTTGGAGTCCTCGCTCGGGCTGTCCGGCACGGCCTCCGCGCTGCCTTTCCAGCTCGCCATCGTGATGCTGGGGCTGTCCGCCGCCTTCGGCGGCACCCTCGTCGAGCGCCACGGCCCGCGCCGGGCGATGTCGGTGTCGGCCCTCTGCTTCTCCTCCGGCTTCCTGGTGGCCGCCCTCGGCGCGGCCACCAGCCAGTACTGGCTGGTCGTCCTGGGATACGGCTTCATCGGCGGCATCGGCCTGGGGATCGGGTACATCTCGCCCGTCTCCACCCTCCTGAAGTGGTTCCCCGACCGTCCGGGGATGGCCACGGGCATCGCCATCATGGGGTTCGGCGGCGGCGCGCTGATCGCCTCGCCGTGGTCCACCGGCCTGCTGAAGTCGTTCGGTACGGACCCCGCCGGGATCGCCCGGACGTTCGTGGTCATGGGGCTGGCGTACGCGCTGTTCATGACGCCGGGGGCGCTGCTGGTCCGCGTACCGCCCGGCGTACGGCCGGCGGGCGGCGGACCGGCGACGGGCGGCGGGCCGCCGCCGGGCGAACGGCCGGCGTCGGCGCCCGTGCTCCGCCCCGGGCCGGGTCCCGCACAGGCCACCGCGCAGGTCACCGCACGCTCCACCACGCAAGTCTCCGCCCGTAACGCCCTGCGCACACCGCAGTTCTGGTGCCTCTGGGTCGTCCTGTGCATGAATGTCACGGCGGGCATCGGCATCCTGGAGAAGGCCGCCCCGATGGTCACGGACTTCTTCGCGGGCACCTCCGCCCCGGTGAGCATCCCGGCCGCCGCGGGCTTCGTCGGCCTGCTCTCCCTGGCCAACATGCTCGGCCGGATCCTGTGGTCCTCCGCCTCGGACGGGCTGGGCCGCAAAAACGTCTACCGTCTCTTCCTCGGCGTCGGCGCCGGAGCGTACCTGCTGATCGCGCTGGCCGGCGGCTCCTCCAAGCCGCTGTTCATCGCCTGTGCCGCGGTGATCCTCTCTTTCTACGGCGGCGGGTTCGCCACCGTTCCGGCGTACCTGAAGGACCTCTTCGGTACGTACCAGGTGGGCGCGATCCACGGCCGGCTGCTCACCGCCTGGTCCACCGCCGGAATCCTCGGCCCGCTGATCGTCAACGCCGTCGCGGACGGCGGAAAGGCCGCCGGGCGCAGCGGCCCCGGCCTGTACACCCCTTCGTTCTTCATCATGATCGGCCTGCTGGCGGTGGCCTTCGTCGCCAATGAGCTGGTCCGTCCGGTCTCCGCACGCCATCATGAACCGGGTGCCGGCGCATCCGGGCCGGCCCCCGCCACCCCGGAAGGAGCGGCCACGTGA
- a CDS encoding TetR/AcrR family transcriptional regulator C-terminal domain-containing protein encodes MARPRKPLLSRERIVTTALALIDAEGLPALSTRRLAAELGVSGPSLYNHFATKDELLDAVADSVVAQVEVSAFGVGADWRTGLLEWARSYRAALAAHPSIVPVLAQGPGRRPAALRMADAAFGGMVAAGWPPAQATRICAMVRYFVAGSALGSFARGFVDDPSAYDPREYPHLGRAHLLAEHQQQVDEGAFETGLRALVDGLALRHPDRLPAHD; translated from the coding sequence ATGGCCCGACCCCGCAAGCCCCTGCTGAGCCGCGAACGCATCGTCACCACCGCGCTGGCGCTCATCGACGCGGAAGGGCTGCCGGCGCTCTCCACCCGCCGCCTGGCCGCCGAACTGGGCGTGAGCGGGCCGTCGTTGTACAACCACTTCGCGACCAAGGACGAGCTCCTGGACGCGGTCGCCGACTCCGTCGTCGCCCAGGTCGAGGTGTCCGCCTTCGGCGTGGGCGCCGACTGGCGCACCGGCCTCCTGGAGTGGGCCCGCTCCTACCGCGCGGCACTCGCCGCGCACCCCAGCATCGTGCCGGTCCTCGCCCAGGGCCCCGGCCGCCGGCCGGCCGCGCTGAGGATGGCGGACGCGGCCTTCGGCGGCATGGTCGCGGCCGGCTGGCCGCCCGCGCAGGCCACCCGGATCTGTGCCATGGTCCGCTACTTCGTCGCGGGCTCCGCGCTCGGCTCCTTCGCCCGCGGCTTCGTGGACGACCCGAGCGCCTACGATCCCCGGGAATACCCGCACCTCGGCCGGGCCCACCTGCTGGCGGAGCACCAACAGCAGGTGGACGAGGGGGCGTTCGAGACGGGGCTGCGCGCGCTCGTGGACGGGCTG
- a CDS encoding 3-keto-5-aminohexanoate cleavage protein: MIQVCLNGPRAAAGSGAVPMSPAELADAARRAVAAGARDVHVHPKSPCGRDSLSARALTPVLEAIRAVVDVPVGVTTGAWAEPDPDRRVARIRSWDVLPDHASVNWHEPGAEAVAEALLERGVGVEAGIWSGTDGPARFAASPLGPRVLRVLAEVTDSDAGSAARTARGLLDALAAYGAHGRPVLLHGEDGGAWPVLRLAGELGLDTRIGIEDTLFLPDGVPAASNAALVSAAFAATGLLPGSG, translated from the coding sequence ATGATCCAGGTATGTCTCAACGGCCCCCGGGCCGCAGCCGGTTCCGGGGCGGTGCCGATGTCACCGGCGGAGCTGGCCGATGCCGCGCGCAGGGCGGTGGCGGCCGGGGCCCGGGACGTCCATGTCCATCCCAAGTCGCCGTGCGGCCGGGACTCTTTGTCGGCGCGTGCCCTGACGCCCGTGCTGGAGGCGATACGGGCCGTGGTGGACGTCCCCGTGGGCGTGACGACGGGGGCGTGGGCGGAGCCGGATCCGGACCGGCGGGTGGCCCGGATCCGCTCCTGGGACGTGCTGCCCGACCACGCCTCGGTGAACTGGCACGAGCCGGGGGCCGAGGCGGTCGCCGAGGCCCTCCTGGAGCGCGGTGTGGGCGTCGAGGCGGGCATCTGGTCCGGCACGGACGGCCCGGCACGCTTCGCAGCCTCTCCGCTGGGGCCGCGTGTGCTGCGGGTGCTGGCCGAGGTGACCGACAGCGATGCCGGCTCGGCGGCGCGGACCGCGCGCGGGCTGCTGGACGCGCTGGCGGCGTACGGTGCCCATGGGCGCCCGGTGCTGCTGCACGGTGAGGACGGCGGGGCCTGGCCGGTGCTGCGGCTGGCCGGTGAGCTGGGGCTGGACACCCGTATCGGCATCGAGGACACCCTCTTCCTGCCGGACGGGGTCCCGGCCGCCTCCAACGCCGCGCTGGTGTCGGCCGCGTTCGCCGCGACCGGCCTCCTTCCTGGCAGCGGCTGA
- a CDS encoding TetR/AcrR family transcriptional regulator, with protein MATQARQADRTGEEWADVTPDAARRLVGAAVEAFAERGYHATTTRDIAGRAGMSPAALYIHYKTKEELLYRISGIGHEKALRIMTEAAGAGGSATRRLSDAVRTFARWHAEHHTTARVIQYELQALGAEHYAEVAALRRRTDRLLRGIIQDGADAGEFTVEDVPGTTLAVLSLCVDVARWFTADGPRTPDDVGALYAGLVLRMVGAERPS; from the coding sequence ATGGCTACGCAGGCCAGGCAGGCGGACCGGACGGGTGAGGAGTGGGCCGACGTGACCCCGGACGCGGCCCGGCGGCTGGTCGGCGCCGCCGTCGAGGCGTTCGCCGAGCGCGGGTACCACGCCACCACCACCCGCGACATCGCCGGCCGGGCCGGCATGAGCCCCGCTGCCCTCTACATCCATTACAAGACGAAGGAAGAACTGCTCTACCGCATCAGCGGCATCGGCCACGAGAAGGCGCTGCGGATCATGACGGAGGCCGCGGGCGCGGGCGGCAGCGCGACGCGGCGGCTGAGCGACGCCGTACGGACCTTCGCGCGCTGGCACGCCGAGCACCACACCACGGCCCGGGTCATCCAGTACGAACTCCAGGCGCTGGGCGCCGAGCACTACGCCGAGGTCGCCGCGCTGCGCCGGCGGACCGACCGGCTGCTGCGCGGGATCATCCAGGACGGGGCGGACGCCGGGGAGTTCACCGTCGAGGACGTGCCGGGCACCACCCTGGCGGTGCTGTCGCTGTGCGTGGACGTCGCCCGGTGGTTCACCGCGGACGGTCCCCGTACGCCCGACGACGTAGGCGCGCTGTACGCCGGACTCGTACTGCGGATGGTCGGAGCGGAACGCCCCTCGTAG
- a CDS encoding MaoC family dehydratase, whose product MAEPRVFASLDELRAAVGENLGTSDWLEIDQKRIDLFADATGDHQWIHVDQEAAAAGPFGSTIAHGYLTLSLLPALVPRLMRVDNVKMGINYGVNKVRFPAPVPVGSRVRATATIADVTEVPGGVQLATTVTVEREGGDKPVCVAETLSRFYL is encoded by the coding sequence ATGGCAGAGCCCCGGGTGTTTGCCTCGCTCGACGAGCTGCGTGCGGCGGTCGGCGAGAATCTGGGCACCAGTGACTGGCTGGAGATCGACCAGAAGCGGATCGACCTGTTCGCGGACGCCACCGGCGACCACCAGTGGATCCACGTCGACCAGGAGGCCGCCGCGGCCGGTCCCTTCGGCTCGACGATCGCCCACGGCTATCTGACGCTCTCGCTGCTGCCCGCGCTCGTACCACGGCTGATGCGCGTCGACAACGTGAAGATGGGCATCAATTACGGGGTGAACAAGGTCCGCTTCCCCGCTCCGGTCCCGGTCGGCTCACGGGTGCGCGCCACGGCCACGATCGCCGATGTCACCGAGGTGCCCGGAGGGGTGCAGCTCGCCACGACGGTGACCGTCGAGCGCGAGGGCGGCGACAAGCCCGTGTGCGTGGCCGAGACCCTCAGCCGCTTCTACCTGTGA